Proteins from one Lycium ferocissimum isolate CSIRO_LF1 unplaced genomic scaffold, AGI_CSIRO_Lferr_CH_V1 ctg2235, whole genome shotgun sequence genomic window:
- the LOC132043267 gene encoding uncharacterized protein LOC132043267, whose translation METGHYHEWATLFKVLARVHSVLEHIIPPTDTTELTAYNATKAANLPLWKRLDAVVLQWIYATVSHDILTSILVADDVAEKAWNRVAQLFQDNKHSRAAYLETEFTTTKIADFGSVMVYYNRLKSLTDQLANVGSPVSD comes from the coding sequence ATGGAAACCGGCCATTATCACGAATGGGCGACACTATTCAAAGTTCTAGCCCGCGTCCACTCCGTACTTGAACACATCATACCACCAACTGACACCACTGAACTCACCGCGTACAACGCAACAAAGGCGGCTAACCTTCCGCTCTGGAAACGGCTAGATGCGGTGGTCCTTCAATGGATATACGCCACCGTCTCCCATGATATTCTTACCTCTATTCTCGTGGCGGATGATGTTGCAGAGAAGGCTTGGAATCGAGTTGCTCAACTTTTCCAAGATAACAAGCACTCAAGGGCAGCGTACCTTGAAACTGAATTCACCACCACAAAAATAGCCGACTTCGGCTCGGTTATGGTCTATTATAATAGGCTCAAGTCTCTCACGGATCAGCTTGCCAACGTGGGGTCGCCGGTGTCCGACTAA